CCGTACCTGACGTCGATCGCCAAGAACGCGGCGGACGCCGACGGATACGTGCATCCGCTGGGCGTCCCGGTCCGCGCGGGCTCCTTCTTCGCGTACTCCGTGTCCCTGTCGGTGATCGTCGCCGTCCTGGTGATGCCCCTGGTGGGCGCCGCCGCCGACCGCTCCGGCCGCAAGAAGCCGCTGCTGGGCGCCGCCGCCTATGTCGGCGCCGCGGCCACGGCCTGCATGTTCTTCCTCGACGGCGACCGCTACCTCCTGGGCGGCGTGCTGCTGATCGTGGCGAACGCGGCCCAGTCCGTGTCGATGATGCTGTACAACTCCTACCTGCCGCAGATCGCCCCGCCCGAGGAACGCGACGCGGTCTCCTCCCGGGGCTGGGCCTTCGGGTACGCGGCGGGCGCCCTGGTCCTGGTCGTCAACCTGGTCCTGTACCTCGCCCACGACTCCTTCGGCGTCTCCGAGGCGATGGCCGTCCGCATCTGCCTGGCCTCCGCCGGCCTGTGGTGGGGCGGCTTCACGCTGGTCCCGCTGCTGCGGCTGCGCGACCGGCCGGCCGCCACCGCGCGGGAGGCGACCGCGCCGGGACTGCGCCAGCTCGCGGCGACGGTCCGCGACATGCGCCGCCACCCGCTCACGCTCGCCTTCCTCTTCGCGTACCTCGTCTACAACGACGGCATCCAGACCGTGATCTCCCAGGCCTCGGTCTACGGCTCCGAGGAACTCGGCCTCAGTCAGTCCACGCTGATCGGCGCCGTCCTGCTGGTGCAGGTGCTGGCCGTGGCGGGCGCGCTGGGCATGGGACGCCTGGCCCGGACGTACGGCGCGAAGCGCACGATCCTCGGCTCCCTGGTGGCGTGGACGCTCACGCTGGGCGCCGGGTACTTCCTGCCGGCCGGGGCGCCGGTCGGCTTCTTCCTGCTGGCGTCCGCCATCGGGCTGGTCCTCGGCGGCAGTCAGGCCCTGTCCCGCTCCCTGTTCTCCCATCTGGTCCCGCCGGGCAAGGAAGCCGAGTACTTCTCCGCTTACGAGATGAGCGACCGGGGCATGAGCTGGCTGGGACCGCTGCTGTTCGGCCTCACCTACCAGCTGACCGGGAGCTACCGGGACGCGATCATCTCGCTGGTGGTCTTCTTCGTCATCGGGTTTCTCCTGCTCGCGCGGGTGCCGGTACGGCAGGCGATCGGCGACGCGGGAAATCCTGTACCCGAGAAGATTTAGCGCTCAAGGCGAAAGGGCGGTAGTGTACGCGTTTGGCCCGCCAGGCGTACCGTTACTGCGCGTCAAAGATGCAGAAACGCTGGGTGACATCTCCTTTCAGATGTGACAAACCGGGCGGCGGTGGGTACTGCACTGGTTGACAAGGCTACGGCTACGACGGCGACGCACGAACCCGGAACGGGACTCGGAACGGGAATCTTTACCGCCGACCGGACGTTGACCGGATGACGACGACAGCGACACCTGTCCTGTGGGCGACAAGCCCGGGAGGCACGATTCATGAGTGAGCGAGCTCTTCGCGGCACGCGCCTCGTGGTGACCAGCTACGAGACGGACCGCGGCATCGACCTGGCCCCGCGCCAGGCCGTGGAGTACGCATGCGAGAAGGGGCACCGGTTTGAAATGCCCTTCTCGGTCGAGGCGGAGATCCCGCCGGAGTGGGAGTGCAAGGTCTGTGGAGCCCCTGCACTCCTCGTTGACGGCGACGGCCCTGAGGAAAAAAAGGCCAAGCCCGCGCGTACGCATTGGGACATGCTGATGGAGCGGCGGACCCGCGAGGAACTGGAAGAGGTCCTCGAGGAGAGGCTGGCCGTTCTGCGGTCCGGGGCGATGAACCTTGCGGTACATCCCCGGGACAGCCGCAAATCGGCGTAGCCGAAGGCCGGTAAGAAACGCACTCCAATGACCGCGGGCGCCGTACGTGATATGCGTACGGCGCCCGCGGTCTTTGTGCTGCCATCTGCCGGTTCCGGGTGACCGGCCCTGAGGGCCGCGCCCCCAGGGCCCCATCGGCCCTTCGGGCCTCGTCCTCAAACGCCGGACGGGCTGAGTCGTACCGGACCGTACCGAGTAGTCACCGTTCGTCCCTGATGACCTCGCCCGGTACCACCTTGCCGTCCGGGCGGTGGATGCGGGCCTGCTGGAAGGCGTCGCCCAGGGAGCCCTGGGTGGCTGCCGCCGTGCGCAGCTTGCGTTCGGCGAAGGCGGTGACCGCCTTCTGGACCGGCGGGAGCAGGAGGAGCAGGCCGAGTGCGTCGGTGGCCAGGCCCGGGATCATCAGGAGGAGGCCGCCGAGCATCATCAGACCGTTGCCGCCGCCCTTGGTGGGGGCCGTGCCGCGCTGGAGTGTCTCGTTCAGGTTCTGGAAGGCTCGTCGGCCCGCCCGCTTGATGACCACCGCGCCGAGCAGGAACCCGGCGAGCAGCAGCAGGAAGACCGTGAATCCGCCGGCCGCGCCCGCGACCACGGTCAGCAGCCAGATCTCCAGTACCAGCCACCCGGCGAGGCCCAGCGGCAGGAACGTCCGCAGGCGGGAGCGGCGGGGCCGGGCGGAGGGGGCTGCTGATGCGGAAGCCGGGTACGTCGGGATCGGAGCGCCAGTCGTCATGCTTCCAGTGTGCCCGGGCTCGGCTCAGACCGGGATAAGGGGAGGCTCAGGCGCCGCTGTGAGGCTCCGCGTCGCTCTGCGGCTTCGCCGCGGGCGTCTGGGGTCGCTCGGGCTGGTCCCCGGTGCGGCCCGTGATCTTGTTGACCCGTTCCCCCACGCCCCACGCCGTGACCCGCCAGAGCGCCTCCACGAGGATGTCGCGGCTCATCTTGGAGTCGCCGAGTTCCCGCTCGACGAAGGTGATGGGGACTTCCACGACATGGAAGCCGGCC
The Streptomyces sp. NBC_01485 genome window above contains:
- a CDS encoding RNA polymerase-binding protein RbpA, whose protein sequence is MSERALRGTRLVVTSYETDRGIDLAPRQAVEYACEKGHRFEMPFSVEAEIPPEWECKVCGAPALLVDGDGPEEKKAKPARTHWDMLMERRTREELEEVLEERLAVLRSGAMNLAVHPRDSRKSA
- a CDS encoding MFS transporter, which codes for MGIDTVRTADSDESAERRREQRGWYFYDWACSVYSTSVLTVFLGPYLTSIAKNAADADGYVHPLGVPVRAGSFFAYSVSLSVIVAVLVMPLVGAAADRSGRKKPLLGAAAYVGAAATACMFFLDGDRYLLGGVLLIVANAAQSVSMMLYNSYLPQIAPPEERDAVSSRGWAFGYAAGALVLVVNLVLYLAHDSFGVSEAMAVRICLASAGLWWGGFTLVPLLRLRDRPAATAREATAPGLRQLAATVRDMRRHPLTLAFLFAYLVYNDGIQTVISQASVYGSEELGLSQSTLIGAVLLVQVLAVAGALGMGRLARTYGAKRTILGSLVAWTLTLGAGYFLPAGAPVGFFLLASAIGLVLGGSQALSRSLFSHLVPPGKEAEYFSAYEMSDRGMSWLGPLLFGLTYQLTGSYRDAIISLVVFFVIGFLLLARVPVRQAIGDAGNPVPEKI
- the fxsA gene encoding FxsA family membrane protein: MTTGAPIPTYPASASAAPSARPRRSRLRTFLPLGLAGWLVLEIWLLTVVAGAAGGFTVFLLLLAGFLLGAVVIKRAGRRAFQNLNETLQRGTAPTKGGGNGLMMLGGLLLMIPGLATDALGLLLLLPPVQKAVTAFAERKLRTAAATQGSLGDAFQQARIHRPDGKVVPGEVIRDER